One Cryptosporangium minutisporangium DNA segment encodes these proteins:
- a CDS encoding SDR family oxidoreductase — protein sequence MPDRLVARTALITGAGNGLGRAFALALDARGVRTILAGRRREPLEETRALLTDSRVATVDVASPESVAALAAELADEEISILVNNAGVPGPVKSLVEIEPDEWDDVFAVNVRGIYLVCRAFVPPMVARGAGDVINLASISGKRPLANRTPYCASKMAVIGLSTTLGAEVGPAGVRVNTLSPGPVRGPRMERNFRLEAERSGITYEEAEQSFTSRAALGRMVEESEVADALVAMLSMTGLHCADIDLSAGMVGR from the coding sequence GTGCCTGACCGTCTCGTCGCCCGGACCGCGCTGATCACCGGCGCCGGGAACGGTCTCGGCCGGGCGTTCGCGCTCGCACTCGACGCGCGCGGCGTCCGAACGATCCTCGCGGGGCGTCGGCGCGAGCCGCTGGAGGAGACACGCGCGTTGCTCACCGACTCGCGCGTCGCCACCGTGGACGTCGCCTCGCCGGAGTCGGTCGCGGCGCTCGCCGCGGAGCTCGCGGACGAGGAGATCTCGATCCTGGTGAACAACGCCGGGGTTCCCGGGCCGGTCAAATCGCTGGTCGAGATCGAGCCGGACGAGTGGGACGACGTCTTCGCGGTCAACGTCCGGGGGATCTACCTGGTGTGCCGCGCGTTCGTGCCGCCGATGGTGGCTCGCGGCGCCGGAGACGTGATCAACCTGGCGTCGATCAGCGGCAAGCGTCCACTGGCAAACCGGACGCCGTACTGCGCGTCGAAGATGGCGGTGATCGGGCTGTCGACGACGCTCGGGGCCGAGGTGGGACCGGCCGGGGTGCGGGTGAACACGCTGTCGCCGGGGCCGGTGCGCGGGCCGCGGATGGAGCGCAACTTCCGGCTGGAGGCCGAGCGCAGCGGCATCACGTACGAGGAGGCCGAGCAGAGCTTCACGTCCCGGGCGGCGCTCGGCCGGATGGTCGAGGAGTCCGAAGTGGCGGACGCCCTGGTCGCGATGCTCAGCATGACCGGCCTGCACTGCGCCGACATCGACCTGTCCGCGGGCATGGTGGGTCGATGA
- a CDS encoding TetR family transcriptional regulator C-terminal domain-containing protein, giving the protein MPTRPASSHSDGRRARGDRTRHEVAREAARAATVYGLDALTVGSLAAQTGHSKSGILTVFGNREAIQLAAVAEARTLYRDHVIGPAWHVESGRPRLRALLENWVAYLRNGVFPGGCFITATSVEYGNRSGPVADAVRSLTREWLDLLESELKVAGSADPVEDAFRVDAFLRAGNTRFQLFGDVRELDRAYRAAIGCCDEIGAPRPSSE; this is encoded by the coding sequence ATGCCGACTCGCCCTGCCTCGTCGCACTCCGACGGCCGCCGCGCCCGGGGCGACCGCACGCGACACGAGGTCGCCCGCGAGGCGGCGAGGGCAGCGACCGTCTACGGCCTGGACGCCCTCACCGTCGGATCGCTCGCCGCGCAGACCGGGCACAGCAAGAGCGGGATACTCACCGTGTTCGGCAATCGAGAGGCCATTCAGCTCGCCGCCGTCGCCGAAGCGCGCACTCTGTATCGCGACCACGTCATCGGCCCGGCCTGGCACGTGGAGTCCGGCCGGCCCCGGCTCCGCGCTCTCCTCGAGAACTGGGTCGCCTACCTGCGGAACGGTGTCTTCCCCGGCGGATGCTTCATCACCGCGACGTCGGTCGAGTACGGCAATCGGAGCGGGCCCGTCGCCGACGCGGTGCGCAGCCTCACCCGCGAATGGCTGGACCTGCTGGAGTCGGAACTGAAGGTGGCGGGGAGTGCCGACCCCGTCGAGGACGCGTTTCGCGTCGACGCGTTCCTGCGGGCGGGGAACACCAGGTTCCAACTCTTCGGCGACGTGCGAGAACTCGACCGCGCCTACCGTGCGGCGATCGGTTGTTGTGACGAGATCGGCGCGCCCCGGCCCTCGTCGGAGTAG
- a CDS encoding PQQ-binding-like beta-propeller repeat protein, translating to MPGAQVSAPISSRRRSSTDRVVAMLQRSDQTVIAVGLDAVCAGSGYGFVVLDRDSGEELWSTTESRGDLVPGPVTSDDAVFVSQGAGEDSVIQAWQLRDGKPLRTQKGLSIGVHLQVVEEMLIASTFREIHAYPLPLN from the coding sequence GTGCCTGGCGCGCAGGTATCAGCACCGATCAGTTCACGCCGCCGGTCCTCGACCGATCGCGTCGTCGCGATGCTGCAGCGCTCCGATCAGACCGTGATCGCCGTCGGGCTGGACGCGGTCTGCGCCGGTAGCGGTTATGGGTTCGTCGTCCTCGACCGCGACTCCGGAGAGGAGCTCTGGTCGACCACCGAATCGCGCGGAGACCTCGTGCCGGGACCGGTGACGTCGGACGACGCCGTCTTCGTGAGCCAAGGTGCCGGCGAAGACTCCGTCATCCAGGCCTGGCAACTACGGGACGGCAAGCCGCTGCGTACCCAGAAGGGCCTCTCGATCGGCGTCCATCTGCAGGTGGTGGAGGAGATGCTGATCGCGTCGACGTTCAGGGAGATCCACGCCTACCCGCTCCCGCTGAACTGA
- a CDS encoding alpha/beta hydrolase, with protein MTLVLLPGMLGSADGWADVVFRLGSDTAIHVGRIDQHDTIAGLAAGVLAGSPSEFALAGHSLGGIVALEMVRQQPSRIRRLALLNSSARPPTDAQRAAWRGWDARIAAGEFDAVARELAVATLPASRADLVERNARMASAVGAVGFRRQLAAQQSRTDARPRLAAITVPTVVIRGDLDQVSPAPMQHELAHGIPDATLHVLPEVGHMSPLEAPDAVVALLREWLDR; from the coding sequence ATGACGCTGGTGCTGCTGCCGGGCATGCTGGGAAGCGCCGACGGCTGGGCCGACGTCGTTTTCCGGCTGGGTTCCGACACTGCGATCCACGTTGGCCGGATCGACCAGCACGACACGATCGCCGGCCTCGCCGCCGGTGTCCTCGCCGGCTCGCCGTCGGAGTTCGCGCTCGCCGGGCACTCGCTCGGCGGGATCGTCGCGCTGGAGATGGTCCGGCAGCAGCCGTCCCGGATCCGCCGCCTCGCGCTGCTCAACAGCAGCGCGAGGCCCCCGACGGACGCCCAGCGAGCGGCCTGGCGCGGCTGGGACGCGCGGATCGCGGCCGGTGAGTTCGACGCGGTGGCGCGCGAACTGGCGGTGGCCACGCTCCCGGCGTCCCGAGCCGACCTGGTGGAGCGGAACGCCCGGATGGCGTCCGCGGTGGGCGCCGTCGGCTTCCGACGCCAGCTCGCCGCTCAGCAGTCCCGCACCGACGCCCGGCCCCGGCTCGCCGCGATCACCGTCCCGACGGTGGTGATCCGTGGTGACCTGGACCAGGTCAGCCCCGCGCCGATGCAGCACGAGCTCGCCCACGGCATCCCGGACGCGACACTCCACGTCCTGCCGGAGGTCGGCCACATGTCCCCGCTCGAGGCGCCGGATGCGGTGGTGGCCCTACTCCGGGAGTGGCTGGACCGCTGA
- a CDS encoding HpcH/HpaI aldolase family protein has translation MRTSAVRALLASGKTVVNAWVSGDSPYLAETLSYAGFNAVTVDLQHGMFGLDGAIRLIQAVSAGPAEPFARCPSHDPAVIGKLLDAGAYGIVCPAIDSPVDAAAFVAACRYPPVGRRSFGPARATLYGGPGYVDGANATVMTWAMIESAEALDAVEEIAATPGLDGLYVGPNDLALALGVRPGQVPAPAEVERAWERVVEAAHHAGIYAGSFCADGTVAAHLVSLGYDLVTPGNDAALLRAGAAAALTAARGGAGSAPSGARTGY, from the coding sequence ATGCGGACGAGTGCCGTGCGGGCGCTGCTCGCAAGCGGGAAGACCGTGGTCAATGCGTGGGTCTCCGGCGACAGTCCTTACCTCGCCGAGACGCTGTCGTACGCGGGCTTCAACGCGGTGACCGTGGACCTTCAGCACGGCATGTTCGGCCTCGACGGTGCGATCCGGCTGATCCAGGCCGTGAGCGCGGGGCCGGCCGAGCCGTTCGCGCGCTGCCCGAGCCACGACCCCGCGGTCATCGGAAAGCTGCTCGACGCCGGCGCGTACGGCATCGTCTGCCCGGCGATCGACAGCCCGGTCGACGCGGCGGCGTTCGTCGCGGCGTGCCGGTACCCACCGGTCGGTCGGCGGAGCTTCGGCCCGGCACGCGCCACCCTCTACGGCGGTCCGGGCTACGTCGACGGTGCGAACGCGACGGTGATGACGTGGGCGATGATCGAGTCGGCGGAGGCGCTCGACGCGGTCGAAGAGATCGCGGCCACCCCCGGCCTGGACGGCCTCTACGTGGGGCCGAACGACCTCGCGCTGGCGCTCGGCGTCCGGCCGGGGCAGGTGCCGGCGCCCGCGGAGGTCGAGCGGGCCTGGGAACGGGTCGTGGAGGCGGCGCACCACGCCGGGATCTACGCGGGCAGCTTCTGCGCCGACGGCACGGTGGCGGCGCATCTCGTCTCCCTCGGGTACGACCTGGTGACGCCCGGCAACGACGCTGCGCTACTGCGCGCCGGAGCCGCCGCCGCGCTGACCGCGGCCCGCGGAGGGGCCGGGTCCGCGCCCTCCGGCGCCCGGACGGGGTACTGA
- a CDS encoding DHA2 family efflux MFS transporter permease subunit, which yields MTQSTTPPPPVGTAADGPEKLDRRILAIGGVVVLGALMAMLDATVINVAFDQLIVEFGTTLDTMQWVATGYTLALATVIPLSGWAADRFGTKAVYLAAVALFMTGSALAGTAWSVESLIGFRIIQGLGGGMLLPLSMTILTKAAGPERIGRMMAVLGIAMGLGPILGPILGGWLVQDVSWRSIFYLNVPIGILTLLLGARVLPDDERRPAAKLDVLGLFLLPPGLVALIYGLAQVPSRSGVTHPEVYLPAGIGAVLVVAFLWHAARTPHALIDVRLFRNRQFSIATATMALFLIAFYGTLLLLPLYFQQVRGEGPLNAGLLIAPQGIGAMVMMSISGRLVDRGYAARLVPVGIVVIAGAMVLFTQLTDATPYWAIGTALFVMGLGMGMVGMPNMSIALKALRPQDIARASTSLSIIQQVAASIGTALLSVILYDQLATSLRELPEQAGGLLVPAIADAYRSTFGWALALLVLSLIPALLRLRGSARAD from the coding sequence TTGACGCAATCAACCACTCCGCCGCCTCCTGTGGGGACGGCGGCGGATGGGCCGGAAAAACTGGATCGACGAATTCTCGCGATCGGCGGCGTCGTGGTGCTCGGCGCCCTGATGGCGATGCTCGACGCCACCGTCATCAACGTGGCGTTCGACCAGCTCATCGTCGAGTTCGGCACCACGCTGGACACGATGCAGTGGGTCGCGACCGGCTACACGCTCGCCCTCGCCACCGTGATCCCACTGTCGGGCTGGGCCGCCGACCGGTTCGGTACGAAGGCCGTCTATCTCGCCGCGGTGGCGCTTTTCATGACCGGCTCCGCGCTGGCCGGAACGGCTTGGTCGGTCGAGTCGCTCATCGGGTTCCGGATCATCCAGGGACTCGGTGGCGGAATGTTGCTGCCGCTCAGCATGACGATCCTGACCAAGGCGGCCGGGCCGGAGCGGATCGGCCGGATGATGGCCGTGCTCGGCATCGCCATGGGACTCGGCCCGATTCTCGGCCCCATTCTCGGCGGTTGGCTCGTCCAGGACGTCTCGTGGCGGTCGATCTTCTACCTCAACGTTCCGATCGGCATCCTGACGCTCCTCCTCGGGGCGCGCGTCCTCCCCGACGACGAGCGGCGGCCGGCGGCGAAGCTCGACGTGCTCGGGCTGTTCCTCCTGCCGCCGGGGTTGGTCGCGTTGATCTACGGCCTCGCCCAGGTGCCCTCGCGCTCGGGTGTCACGCACCCGGAGGTCTACCTGCCCGCGGGCATCGGCGCGGTGCTGGTGGTCGCGTTCCTCTGGCATGCGGCACGCACTCCGCACGCACTGATCGACGTGAGGTTGTTCCGCAACCGGCAGTTCTCGATCGCGACGGCCACGATGGCGCTGTTCCTCATCGCGTTCTACGGCACTCTGCTGCTGTTGCCGCTCTACTTCCAGCAGGTGCGGGGCGAGGGCCCCTTGAACGCGGGTCTGTTGATCGCGCCGCAGGGCATCGGCGCCATGGTCATGATGTCGATCTCCGGACGGCTCGTCGACCGCGGCTACGCGGCCAGGCTCGTGCCGGTGGGCATCGTCGTGATCGCCGGCGCGATGGTTCTGTTCACCCAGCTCACCGACGCCACGCCGTACTGGGCGATCGGCACGGCCCTGTTCGTCATGGGGCTCGGTATGGGCATGGTGGGGATGCCGAACATGTCGATCGCGCTGAAGGCGCTGCGGCCGCAGGACATCGCCCGCGCGTCGACGAGCTTGAGCATCATCCAGCAGGTCGCCGCGTCGATCGGCACCGCGCTGCTGTCGGTGATCCTGTACGACCAGCTCGCGACGTCGCTGCGAGAACTGCCCGAGCAGGCCGGCGGACTCCTCGTTCCGGCCATCGCGGACGCGTACCGCTCGACGTTCGGATGGGCGCTCGCGCTGCTCGTCCTGTCGCTGATACCGGCGTTGCTCCGGCTGCGGGGGAGTGCCAGGGCTGACTAG
- the hisD gene encoding histidinol dehydrogenase, giving the protein MITYLKSVPPTPRGAAVTDPAVAATVAAILDDVRERGDVAVTEYSAKFDNWSPESFRLSSSEIDGLIRSLPQQVIDDIEFVQAQVRRFAEHQRASLTDFEVETLPGVRLGQKQVPVAAVGAYVPGGRYPLTASAHMTIVTAKVAGVSRVVACTPPIRGSIPAATVAAMAMAGADEIYLLGGVQAMAAMALGTQTIDRVDLIAGPGNAYVAEAKRRLFGEVGIDLFAGPTEILVIADEHADPFVVAVDLLSQAEHGPDSPAVLITTSRDVAVSVSEHVERILVDMPTRDLAGPAWRDHGQILLVDDLDEAYAVADSFASEHVEVLTRSPREALEKMRHYGALFLGEGTCVSYGDKVIGTNHVLPTRGNARFTGGLWVGKYLRTVTYQEVTDLSSSAYLGEVCGRASRVELFEGHARSGDVRAAKYAGAPLPWSDHTFAASRA; this is encoded by the coding sequence CGGTGCGGCGGTCACCGACCCGGCCGTGGCCGCCACGGTCGCGGCGATCCTGGACGACGTCCGCGAGCGCGGGGACGTCGCCGTCACGGAGTACTCGGCGAAGTTCGACAACTGGTCACCGGAGTCGTTCCGGCTCAGCTCGTCGGAGATCGACGGGCTGATCCGCAGCCTCCCGCAGCAGGTGATCGACGACATCGAGTTCGTTCAGGCGCAGGTGCGGCGGTTCGCCGAGCACCAGCGGGCCTCGCTCACCGACTTCGAGGTCGAGACGCTGCCCGGGGTCCGGCTCGGGCAGAAGCAGGTGCCGGTGGCCGCGGTCGGCGCCTACGTTCCCGGTGGGCGGTACCCGCTCACCGCGTCGGCGCACATGACGATCGTGACCGCGAAGGTCGCGGGGGTTTCGCGGGTCGTGGCCTGTACGCCGCCCATCCGGGGCTCGATACCGGCGGCCACGGTGGCGGCGATGGCGATGGCGGGCGCCGACGAGATCTACCTGCTCGGCGGCGTGCAGGCGATGGCCGCGATGGCGCTGGGCACCCAGACCATCGACCGCGTCGACCTGATCGCCGGGCCGGGCAACGCGTACGTCGCCGAGGCCAAGCGGCGCCTGTTCGGCGAGGTCGGCATCGACCTGTTCGCGGGGCCGACCGAGATCCTGGTGATCGCGGACGAGCACGCCGACCCGTTCGTCGTCGCGGTGGACCTGCTCAGCCAGGCCGAGCACGGTCCGGACTCGCCCGCCGTCCTGATCACCACCTCGCGCGACGTGGCCGTGTCGGTCTCCGAGCACGTGGAGCGGATCCTGGTGGACATGCCGACCCGCGACCTGGCCGGGCCCGCGTGGCGCGACCACGGCCAGATCCTGCTGGTCGACGACCTGGACGAGGCGTACGCGGTCGCCGACTCGTTCGCCAGCGAGCACGTCGAGGTGCTCACCCGCTCGCCGCGCGAGGCGCTGGAGAAGATGCGGCACTACGGGGCGCTGTTCCTCGGTGAGGGAACCTGCGTGTCCTACGGCGACAAGGTGATCGGCACCAACCACGTCCTGCCCACCCGAGGCAACGCCCGCTTCACCGGCGGGCTGTGGGTCGGCAAGTACCTCCGCACGGTGACCTACCAGGAGGTCACCGACTTGAGCTCCAGCGCGTACCTCGGCGAGGTGTGCGGCCGGGCGTCCCGGGTCGAGCTGTTCGAGGGGCACGCCCGCTCGGGTGACGTCCGGGCCGCCAAGTACGCCGGCGCGCCGCTGCCCTGGTCCGACCACACGTTCGCGGCCAGCCGTGCCTGA
- a CDS encoding LacI family DNA-binding transcriptional regulator produces the protein MGSRKVTSFDVAERAGVSQATVSRALRRDPSIGAETVRKVLDAARALDYVPSARARALSTGATQRIAMVVDLDNPLWSLLVGRLHDELASRGYRLTLLAGHGDPADVEEHLIGGGVDGVIVSTARIDSALPATLRRRGVPAVLLHRYVEGSDLDAAVADDRAGGAAAAQLLLDAGHRRIGALLGPEDTSTGRDRAAGFRTRLAEADVELPDAWVRTGAFEQAHGAESLAAVLRGRRRPTALFCANDIIAIGAMNAAHAAGVRVPDDLALVGFDDLESAAWPILSLTTIRVPFADMLRTAVTLLLERIGGFDGGGRRVLHPVTPVLRATHPLPSPDSAVSSAGAGRRGSP, from the coding sequence GTGGGATCGCGCAAGGTCACGAGCTTCGACGTCGCGGAGCGCGCCGGCGTTTCGCAGGCCACGGTCTCCCGCGCGTTGCGGCGCGACCCCAGCATCGGCGCCGAGACGGTCCGCAAGGTCCTCGACGCAGCTCGAGCCCTCGACTACGTTCCCAGCGCGCGGGCCCGAGCCCTGTCCACCGGCGCGACCCAGCGGATCGCGATGGTGGTCGATCTCGACAACCCGCTCTGGTCGCTGCTGGTCGGCCGGCTCCACGACGAGCTGGCGTCGCGCGGCTACCGGCTCACGCTGCTGGCCGGCCACGGTGACCCGGCCGACGTCGAGGAGCACCTCATCGGCGGTGGTGTCGACGGCGTCATCGTCAGCACGGCGCGGATCGACTCGGCGTTGCCGGCGACCCTGCGGAGGCGGGGCGTTCCGGCCGTGCTCCTCCACCGGTACGTCGAAGGCTCCGATCTGGACGCCGCGGTCGCCGACGACCGTGCCGGAGGAGCCGCCGCCGCGCAGCTCCTGCTGGACGCCGGACACCGGCGCATCGGCGCGCTCCTCGGCCCGGAGGACACCAGCACCGGCCGGGACCGCGCCGCGGGGTTCCGCACGCGCCTCGCCGAGGCCGACGTCGAGCTCCCCGACGCGTGGGTCCGCACCGGCGCGTTCGAGCAGGCCCACGGTGCCGAGTCGCTCGCGGCGGTGCTCCGGGGGCGACGCAGACCCACCGCGCTGTTCTGCGCGAACGACATCATCGCGATCGGCGCGATGAACGCGGCGCACGCGGCCGGTGTCCGGGTGCCGGACGACCTGGCGCTGGTCGGGTTCGACGACCTGGAGAGCGCCGCCTGGCCGATCCTGTCCCTGACCACGATCCGCGTCCCGTTCGCCGACATGCTGCGGACCGCGGTGACGTTGCTGCTGGAGCGGATCGGCGGCTTCGACGGCGGTGGGCGACGGGTGCTCCACCCCGTCACCCCGGTACTGCGCGCCACGCACCCGCTGCCGAGTCCGGACTCCGCGGTCAGTTCAGCGGGAGCGGGTAGGCGTGGATCTCCCTGA
- a CDS encoding dienelactone hydrolase family protein, whose amino-acid sequence MDAASDDVFGGFTRRTVALAGQEKTVHVAGNGPAVIVMPEMPGISLDVMRFARWVRDAGFAVYVPSLFGVDGAYPTVELGEPIMRRACVSKEFRAFAGGGSSPITTWLRALARTAHEERGGPGVGAVGMCFTGNFALTMTLEPSVIAPVLNHPSLPLDAPAELELSAEDAEAIKQRFLRDDLTAIGYRFDNDKWCTGQRFAAYAQLLGDRFDGRVLPGACANPEPPPFFRDLVQTPHSVVTAHLVDEEGHPTLRARDEILAFLRGRLHEADQ is encoded by the coding sequence ATGGACGCGGCATCCGACGACGTGTTCGGCGGCTTCACCCGGCGCACGGTTGCGCTGGCCGGACAGGAGAAGACGGTCCATGTCGCCGGGAACGGGCCGGCCGTGATCGTGATGCCGGAGATGCCGGGGATCAGTCTCGACGTGATGCGCTTCGCCCGGTGGGTTCGCGACGCGGGGTTCGCGGTCTACGTGCCGTCCCTGTTCGGCGTCGACGGCGCCTACCCCACCGTCGAGCTCGGCGAGCCGATCATGCGGCGAGCGTGCGTGAGCAAGGAGTTCCGTGCGTTCGCCGGGGGCGGCTCGAGTCCGATCACGACCTGGCTGCGGGCCCTGGCGCGGACGGCGCACGAGGAGCGAGGCGGCCCGGGCGTCGGTGCGGTGGGGATGTGCTTCACCGGCAACTTCGCCCTGACCATGACGCTGGAACCGTCCGTCATCGCCCCGGTCCTCAACCACCCCTCCCTGCCGCTCGACGCCCCGGCCGAGCTGGAGCTCTCGGCCGAGGACGCCGAGGCGATCAAGCAGCGATTCCTTCGCGACGATCTGACCGCGATCGGCTACCGCTTCGACAACGACAAGTGGTGCACGGGCCAGCGTTTCGCCGCGTACGCACAACTTCTCGGTGATCGATTCGACGGCCGCGTGCTCCCCGGCGCCTGCGCGAATCCCGAGCCACCACCGTTCTTCCGCGACCTCGTGCAGACGCCGCACAGCGTGGTCACCGCCCATCTGGTCGACGAAGAGGGTCATCCCACCCTGCGGGCCAGGGACGAGATCCTCGCGTTCCTCCGCGGTCGCCTGCACGAGGCAGATCAGTAG
- a CDS encoding alpha/beta hydrolase: MSVFHPDLKAGRFIPRFSTGPRLTRLMNRAQFKPGPLPDELVAEEVEAPGPPGAPAVRLQVYRPRDLTSPAPALLWIHGGGMISGSNLQDETTNIAFARALGITVVSVTYRLAPQHPAPAAVEDAYAALRWLVASAGERLVDADRIAIGGASAGGGIAAALAQYALDQGEIRPAFQLLIYPMLDDRTVVRTDLDTTNVRVWTPGSNRYGWTSYLGGLAPGDPGVSSYAAPARREDLSGLPPAWIGVGDLDLFLDEDTRYAERLRASGVPCELHVVPGAFHGFDALFRRKNVSKEFWRVQARALRAALFPPTAG; the protein is encoded by the coding sequence ATGTCCGTGTTTCATCCCGATCTGAAGGCCGGGCGTTTCATCCCCCGCTTCTCGACCGGTCCGCGCCTGACGCGCCTGATGAACCGGGCGCAGTTCAAGCCGGGTCCGCTGCCGGACGAACTGGTGGCCGAAGAGGTGGAGGCGCCGGGGCCTCCGGGGGCACCGGCGGTGCGGCTGCAGGTGTACCGGCCTCGGGATCTCACCAGCCCCGCGCCGGCGCTGCTCTGGATCCACGGCGGCGGGATGATCTCCGGTAGCAACCTCCAGGACGAGACGACGAACATCGCGTTCGCACGCGCGCTCGGGATCACGGTCGTCTCGGTGACTTACCGGCTCGCGCCGCAGCATCCGGCGCCCGCGGCGGTCGAGGACGCCTACGCCGCCCTGCGCTGGCTGGTCGCCTCCGCCGGGGAACGGCTCGTCGATGCCGACCGGATCGCGATCGGAGGCGCCAGCGCCGGTGGCGGTATCGCGGCGGCACTCGCCCAGTACGCGCTGGACCAGGGAGAGATCCGCCCGGCGTTCCAGTTGCTGATCTACCCGATGCTCGACGACCGCACCGTCGTGCGGACCGATCTGGACACGACGAACGTCCGGGTGTGGACGCCGGGGAGCAACCGTTACGGCTGGACGTCCTACCTCGGGGGCCTGGCGCCGGGCGATCCCGGGGTCTCGTCCTACGCCGCGCCGGCTCGGCGTGAGGACCTGAGCGGGCTGCCGCCGGCCTGGATCGGGGTGGGGGATCTCGATCTGTTCCTCGACGAAGACACCCGCTACGCCGAGCGGCTACGCGCCAGCGGCGTGCCGTGCGAACTCCACGTCGTCCCGGGTGCCTTCCACGGCTTCGACGCCCTGTTCCGTCGGAAGAACGTCTCGAAGGAGTTCTGGCGGGTCCAGGCCCGGGCGCTCCGCGCCGCGCTGTTCCCGCCCACCGCTGGGTAG
- a CDS encoding LacI family DNA-binding transcriptional regulator — protein sequence MVEKNGTTSAPAGRRVTLRDVARAAGVSHQTVSRAINSKGEIDPETQRRVLEVARQLRYRPSRFGRGLVRPDVVTIGLIVPDVVNPFYPEFIAGVIEAADGREWQVVVASTENDRARELALLRSLGQQVDALVGYVSHTDAELEPYVAGVPLVIVDRGLDSETYALVRVDTETGVRAGLGHLVERGHRHIGLIDCVTTGHPDVRRRTLLDLAHTHGLPVDEECIIVGEQSMAGGGRAFETLRAARPELTAVLAFNDLVAIGAFQAARRLGVAVPTECALVGHDGLSIGELLDPPLTTIHLDKRRIGELAVRQLDQLLVGELPRPEVLTPKLLVRGTT from the coding sequence GTGGTGGAGAAGAACGGCACGACGTCAGCGCCGGCAGGCAGGCGGGTGACGCTCAGGGACGTCGCCCGGGCGGCGGGCGTTTCGCATCAGACGGTTTCCCGCGCCATCAACAGCAAAGGGGAGATCGACCCGGAGACCCAGCGCCGGGTCCTCGAGGTCGCCCGGCAGTTGCGCTACCGCCCCAGCCGGTTCGGACGCGGACTCGTGCGGCCCGACGTGGTCACGATCGGCCTGATCGTCCCGGACGTGGTGAACCCGTTCTACCCCGAGTTCATCGCCGGAGTGATCGAGGCGGCCGACGGCCGGGAGTGGCAGGTAGTCGTCGCCAGCACGGAGAACGACCGCGCCCGCGAGCTGGCGTTGCTGCGCTCACTCGGCCAGCAGGTCGACGCGCTCGTCGGCTACGTCAGCCACACCGACGCCGAGCTGGAGCCGTACGTCGCGGGCGTGCCGCTGGTCATCGTCGACCGGGGGCTGGACTCGGAGACCTACGCGCTGGTGCGCGTCGATACCGAGACGGGTGTGCGGGCGGGCCTGGGGCACCTGGTCGAACGAGGGCACCGGCACATCGGCCTGATCGACTGCGTCACCACCGGTCACCCGGACGTGCGCCGCCGGACGCTCCTCGACCTCGCGCACACCCACGGGTTGCCGGTCGACGAGGAGTGCATCATCGTCGGCGAGCAGTCGATGGCCGGCGGCGGTCGCGCGTTCGAAACGCTGCGCGCCGCCCGGCCCGAGTTGACCGCCGTTCTGGCGTTCAACGACCTCGTCGCGATCGGAGCGTTCCAGGCGGCCCGCCGGCTCGGCGTGGCCGTGCCGACGGAGTGCGCGCTGGTCGGTCACGACGGTTTGAGCATCGGCGAGCTGCTGGATCCGCCGCTCACCACGATCCACCTCGACAAACGGCGGATCGGCGAACTCGCCGTCCGCCAGCTGGACCAGCTGCTCGTCGGCGAACTGCCTCGACCGGAGGTGCTCACCCCGAAGCTGCTGGTGCGGGGCACGACGTGA
- a CDS encoding YciI family protein gives MKYLLLKHYRGAPAPANDVPMDQWTPEEVDAHIQFMRDFGTRLQETGEFVETQALSPEGTFVRYDGEGRPPVTDGPFAETKDLIAGWYVIDVESWERALELAAELSAAPGAGGKPIHEWLEVRPFYGVPPTMTE, from the coding sequence ATGAAGTACCTGTTGCTGAAGCACTACCGAGGCGCCCCGGCTCCGGCCAACGACGTCCCGATGGACCAGTGGACGCCCGAGGAGGTCGACGCGCACATCCAGTTCATGCGCGACTTCGGCACCCGACTGCAGGAGACGGGTGAGTTCGTCGAGACCCAGGCCCTGTCGCCGGAGGGCACGTTCGTGCGCTACGACGGCGAGGGGCGTCCGCCGGTGACCGACGGCCCGTTCGCCGAGACCAAGGACCTCATCGCCGGCTGGTACGTCATCGACGTGGAGTCCTGGGAGCGTGCGCTCGAGCTGGCTGCGGAGCTCTCCGCCGCACCCGGGGCGGGCGGGAAGCCGATCCACGAGTGGCTCGAGGTCCGGCCGTTCTACGGGGTGCCGCCTACCATGACCGAGTGA